A single window of Salvelinus sp. IW2-2015 unplaced genomic scaffold, ASM291031v2 Un_scaffold775, whole genome shotgun sequence DNA harbors:
- the LOC112068857 gene encoding LOW QUALITY PROTEIN: zinc finger protein 219-like (The sequence of the model RefSeq protein was modified relative to this genomic sequence to represent the inferred CDS: inserted 4 bases in 4 codons; deleted 3 bases in 2 codons) — MTCPVINPPAASPRMDSPPECVLALSCELPQSPPTLPSLDHSPQASPHSTSHLSLSHSPSALSHTPEPLSTTPYFPLSSFPLNHHDEEEEEDEEELSAPSSPTPAVALFPGGLPEVCSPSPESSPPVTPTSSAPLTGFGALELALSSGQQGATCSDELDLQLFHKDGGSLLGSLPGRKGVSRGAAGLKFPCLVCGKRFRFQSILSLHARAHSLDRDRRASALYRNTGTTTGSIIGTGSTAHLKAHQNHNDVGQNHHSHRQSPLLSVSLTQGLRGEDGDGDALEEALQMDHQTLQPFLMDESTPLSPPLTEEVPLSLTSPYSSSCGLVGTGPAILEEAALATAAAPAFRCHACKGKFRTASELSRHVRILHNPYKCTLCSFSASQEERLAAHLHDSHPSLSLSPPVELPALPPYTPRHPPIVTTTTTIIPTPIPDTLVPTPTLAPGAPPLPAFRCETCGQRFTQSWFLKGHMRKHKDSLDHKCQVCGRGFKEPWFLKNHMKVHLNKLGLKAGLGGWGGLPPMAGAEQRGLKGSVTSQGLNXLYSSLLLARGGGGRXGRARAERDGAGVSSKSAILGYLXLPSDGGGGASCMERLQAVAQVAEMGNGXGGGGGGGNGGGGETAADGGDQIAMWQLVARSLVAAQQAQQAQQAQRQTQRTQQLHRAPSRSSVVGEAEQVRAYLEVWIPERSLRPPEPMGVPHCGKLFRSLQQVVAHARVHIQRPHKNHGHPPRHAGGGEKDGGASGVGGRGGGGRGGSSEGRQESKLQSGPQHQSAAGGGFHSVMSQFQGENGLSGSSSGSSVTSRERVRGTGVKDCPYCGKAFRSSHHLKVHLRVHTGERPYKCPHCDYAGTQSGSLKYHLQRHHREQRNAMGASSSTASSPGLTSASLGGGGGAPRGEGREGMAKQRRPQSFTHGSAARTPAETASSRHNQHQPWILGLPEQRDRDHGKAMGGLREADLESQYRYLSGVMGALYQGGMEGGWTGESPTPTPPPPKAPKVSRRKPLTTSRMVPANGRERMGGGSARGTQEGGLLSQPLDLSRRPSPGLGGLEEDGVPGSGGGGGGGAGVTLNQCLFCPFRTCSAELMAMHLQVNHTSKSRRKRGAHNPSSLGEHGPQRPPQPRADPDPLALWRYLSESEDRAPLEEWASSRVERERGMENGLTPEEVDLEGSYNLHHPLQASNQASTTPRNTRSGLAGLGQEGKVEEDGEEEEEEEEDLERESSSPGDSPIEHGMRMSLSMSPALGSDRLTREEEAVMGD, encoded by the exons agaatgGATTCTCCTCCTGAATGTGTGTTGGCTCTTTCGTGTGAGCTGCCCCAGTCACCCCCTACACTACCATCGCTGGACCACAGTCCCCAGGCCTCTCCTCACTctacctcccacctctccctttCACACAGCCCCTCAGCCCTGTCCCACACACCAGAACCCCTGTCGACCACCCCCTacttccccctttcctccttccccctcaACCACcacgatgaggaagaggaggaggatgaagaggagctGTCAGCCCCTTCGTCCCCCACCCCGGCCGTGGCTCTTTTCCCGGGGGGTCTTCCGGAGGTGTGTAGCCCCTCTCCGGAGAGCTCTCCTCCGGTCACTCCGACATCATCGGCCCCTCTCACTGGGTTTGGGGCCCTGGAGCTGGCACTGTCCTCCGGGCAGCAGGGTGCCACCTGTAGTGATGAGCTAGACCTCCAGCTCTTCCATAAGGACGGGGGGAGTCTGTTAGGGTCTCTGCCCGGGAGGAAGGGTGTTTCTAGGGGAGCGGCCGGACTCAAGTTCCCCTGTCTGGTTTGTGGGAAAAGATTCCGCTTCCAGAGTATCTTGTCGCTCCACGCCCGCGCTCACAGTCTGGACCGGGACCGCCGCGCCTCAGCTCTATACCGCAACACCGGCACCACGACCGGGAGCATCATTGGGACGGGGTCCACGGCGCATCTCAAAGCCCACCAGAACCACAACGACGTGGGGCAGAACCACCACAGCCACCGCCAGAGTCCCCTGCTGTCTGTATCTCTAACCCAGGGACTGAGAGGggaggatggggatggggatgctCTAGAGGAGGCTCTGCAGATGGATCACCAGACCCTCCAGCCGTTCCTAATGGATGAGAGCACACCGCTGAGCCCTCCGCTGACCGAGGAGGTgcccctctccctcacctccccctACTCCTCTTCCTGCGGCCTGGTTGGCACGGGTCCTGCCATCTTAGAAGAAGCCGCCCTGGCCACAGCGGCAGCACCCGCATTCCGCTGCCACGCCTGCAAGGGCAAATTCCGCACAGCCTCGGAGCTGTCTCGTCACGTCCGCATCCTCCACAACCCGTACAAGTGCACCCTGTGCTCCTTCTCCGCCAGCCAGGAAGAACGCCTGGCCGCACACCTCCACGACAGCCacccctccctgtccctctcccccccGGTGGAACTCCCCGCCCTGCCCCCCTACACCCCCAGACACCCCCCCATCgtaaccaccaccactaccatcatccCCACCCCCATCCCAGACACTCTCGTTCCCACCCCCACCCTGGCCCCAGGGGCTCCGCCTCTGCCGGCCTTCCGCTGTGAGACGTGCGGCCAGCGCTTCACCCAGTCCTGGTTCCTGAAGGGCCACATGAGGAAGCACAAGGAYTCTCTGGACCACAAATGTCAGGTGTGCGGCCGTGGCTTCAAGGAGCCTTGGTTCCTCAAGAACCACATGAAG GTGCACCTCAACAAGCTGGGCCTGAAGGCGGGGCTGGGGGGCTGGGGGGGC CTGCCTCCTATGGCCGGGGCTGAACAAAGAGGCCTCAAAGGCTCGGTCACCAGCCAGGGCCTCA GCCTCTACTCCAGCCTCTTGCTGGCTCgtggtggagggggga ggggacgaGCAAGGGCTGAGCGGGACGGCGCCGGAGTCTCTAGTAAATCGGCCATCTTGGGCTACC GGTTGCCCAGCGATGGTGGTGGCGGCGCCAGCTGCATGGAGCGGCtgcaggccgtggctcaggtggcggAGATGGGgaatg agggaggaggagggggaggaggaaacggaggaggaggagagacagcggCAGATGGAGGGGACCAGATAGCCATGTGGCAGCTGGTAGCTCGTAGCCTAGTAGCAGCTCAACAGGCCCAGCAAGCCCAGCAGGCTCAGAGGCAGACGCAGAGGACCCAGCAACTGCACCGAGCCCCATCCAGGAGCTCCGTGGTGGGAGAGGCTGAGCAGGTCAGGGCCTACTTGGAGGTCTGGATCCCCGAGAGGAGCCTCCGTCCTCCGGAGCCCATGGGAGTGCCCCACTGTGGGAAGCTGTTCCGGAGCCTGCAGCAGGTGGTGGCGCACGCCCGCGTCCACATCCAGCGGCCCCATAAGAACCACGGTCACCCCCCGCGCCACgccggaggaggagagaaggatggaggggcGAGC GGAGTGGGGGGacgaggaggaggtgggagaggaggtaGTAGCGAGGGAAGACAGGAGTCCAAACTTCAAAGTGGACCTCAACATCAGTCAGCAGCCGGTGGAGGGTTCCACTCAGTGATGTCACAGTTCCAAG gagagAACGGTCTATCTGGGTCATCTTCAGGTTCGTCCGTGACTTCTAGGGAGCGTGTGCGAGGCACAGGGGTGAAAGACTGCCCCTATTGCGGTAAAGCTTTCCGCTCGTCCCATCACCTTAAAGTGCATCTGAGAGTTCACACAG GGGAGAGACCGTATAAATGTCCCCACTGTGACTACGCGGGAACCCAGTCAGGCTCTCTAAAGTACCACCTCCAGAGGCACCACAGAGAACAGAGGAATGCCATGGGGGCCTCTTCATCCACCGCCTCCTCCCCCGGCCTCACTTCCGCCTCtctgggaggtggtggaggagcaccacggggggagggaagggaggggatggCCAAACAGCGCCGGCCCCAGAGCTTCACCCATGGCTCAGCCGCCAGAACCCCGGCAGAGACCGCTTCCTCCAGACACAACCAGCACCAGCCCTGGATCCTGGGCCTTCCCGAGCAGCGAGACAGGGACCATGGGAAGGCCATGGGAGGACTGAGGGAGGCAGATCTGGAGAGCCAGTACCGGTACCTATCCGGGGTGATGGGGGCGCTGTACcagggggggatggagggagggtggacggGGGAGTCCCCTACCCCCACCCCGCCCCCGCCAAAGGCACCCAAAGTGTCCCGCCGCAAACCACTCACCACCAGCCGCATGGTGCCAGCTAATGGGAGGGAGCGGATGGGAGGGGGATCAGCTCGGGGCACCCAGGAGGGAGGCTTGTTGTCCCAGCCCCTGGATCTCTCCCGCCGCCCCTCCCCTGGGCTCGGAGGTCTGGAGGAGGATGGAGTACCGGgaagtggtggtggaggaggaggaggagcaggggtcACCCTTAACCAGTGCCTGTTCTGTCCCTTCCGTACCTGCTCAGCCGAGCTGATGGCCATGCACCTCCAGGTCAACCACACCAGCAAGTCCAGGCGTAAGAGGGGGGCCCACAACCCCAGCTCCCTGGGGGAACACGGGCCCCAGAGGCCACCCCAACCCCGGGCAGACCCAGACCCCCTAGCCCTGTGGAG gtacCTGAGCGAGAGTGAAGATAGGGCCCCCCTCGAGGAATGGGCCTCATccagggtggagagggagagagggatggagaacgGCCTCACCCCAGAGGAAGTGGACCTAGAGGGCAGCTACAACCTCCACCACCCCCTGCAGGCTTCTAACCAGGCCTCCACCACACCCAGGAACACAAGGAGTGGCCTCGCTGGCCTGGGGCAGGAAGGCAAGGTGGAGGAggatggggaagaggaggaagaagaggaggaggatttgGAAAGGGAGAGCAGTAGTCCAGGGGATTCCCCTATAGAGCATGGGATGAggatgtctctctccatgtcaccTGCCCTCGGCTCTGACCGTCTTACACGAGAGGAGGAAGCAGTGATGGGAGACTAA